The proteins below are encoded in one region of Gemmatimonadaceae bacterium:
- a CDS encoding YtxH domain-containing protein → MKHRTRYEDDDEPYVVIERRGSGATSFLVGLAVGAGVALLFAPQTGEETRRQLRRRARRAAHLARDAAGDLSDNVVDRYEQAKRSVEDRLDSAREALEIRKHQAQEAFRAGREAAQQARLDLEARIAQSKANYRAATSQARVARRSTLSPNEDAKNSADRESE, encoded by the coding sequence ATGAAGCACAGGACGCGCTACGAAGACGATGACGAGCCGTACGTCGTGATCGAACGCCGCGGCAGCGGCGCGACGTCGTTCCTCGTCGGGCTCGCGGTCGGGGCAGGCGTTGCTCTGCTGTTCGCGCCGCAGACCGGCGAAGAGACTCGCCGCCAACTGCGCCGGCGCGCGCGCCGCGCGGCACACCTGGCCCGCGATGCGGCAGGCGATCTGTCGGACAACGTCGTCGACCGATACGAGCAAGCCAAGCGGAGCGTGGAAGACCGGCTCGACTCGGCCCGCGAGGCGCTCGAGATTCGCAAGCACCAGGCACAGGAAGCCTTCCGTGCAGGGCGCGAAGCGGCGCAGCAGGCGCGGCTGGACCTCGAGGCGCGCATCGCGCAATCGAAGGCGAACTACCGCGCCGCCACCAGCCAGGCACGGGTCGCGCGGCGATCCACGCTCTCGCCTAACGAAGACGCGAAGAACTCGGCCGACCGGGAGTCCGAGTAG
- a CDS encoding sigma-54 dependent transcriptional regulator yields MDTPKILIADDERSIAAGLSAVLEEEGYAVDVAPDGQKALESLLAGTFGVILADLKMPKLDGLALLQEMQSREIPSECIIITGQATVDSAVQAMRQGAYDYIEKPLTAEKLNRLKALIPKALEKFQVKQTNRALTSELQALTHYGELTGQSDAMRNVYQVIDAVAPSTASVLILGESGTGKELVARALHQKSERARGPFLALNCAALPKDILENELFGHEKGAFTGSTNEKPGAFEMAHEGTLFLDEVAEMAPDIQVKLLRALESRQVRRLGGKKEIDVDIRVVAATNRDLQKALAAGELREDLYYRLAVVELYLPPLRERMGDLRLLATEFLARFSQQNGKKVTGFDDAAIDWILSYQWPGNVRELKNAVERAVIMSRAATIGLTDVVPRHLRNSTEAPAAVSLPVGSTLADARRQLTLKTLSMTGGDVERTAHMLGATPGEVRAELTALVDPAEDDAEPDAAARNVKSFGSVKDKDVVRQKSKGRR; encoded by the coding sequence ATGGATACGCCCAAGATTCTCATCGCCGACGACGAACGCAGCATCGCGGCCGGCCTGAGTGCCGTCCTCGAAGAAGAAGGGTATGCGGTCGACGTCGCTCCCGATGGACAGAAGGCGCTCGAGAGCCTGCTCGCGGGCACGTTCGGCGTGATCCTGGCCGACCTCAAGATGCCTAAACTCGACGGACTTGCCTTGCTCCAGGAAATGCAATCGCGCGAGATCCCAAGCGAATGCATCATTATTACAGGCCAGGCCACCGTCGACTCCGCGGTGCAGGCGATGCGGCAAGGGGCGTACGATTACATCGAGAAGCCGCTCACCGCGGAAAAGCTGAATCGCCTCAAAGCGCTCATCCCGAAGGCGCTCGAGAAATTTCAGGTGAAGCAAACCAACCGCGCACTGACATCTGAGCTGCAGGCACTCACGCACTATGGTGAACTGACCGGCCAGTCGGATGCGATGCGCAACGTCTATCAGGTCATCGACGCGGTTGCGCCGTCGACGGCAAGCGTGCTGATTCTCGGCGAGTCGGGAACGGGCAAGGAATTGGTGGCGCGGGCTCTTCATCAGAAGAGCGAGCGCGCGCGCGGGCCATTCCTCGCCCTGAACTGTGCTGCGCTGCCCAAGGACATTCTCGAGAACGAGTTGTTCGGGCATGAGAAGGGCGCCTTCACCGGCTCGACCAACGAAAAGCCGGGTGCGTTCGAGATGGCGCACGAGGGCACGTTGTTTCTCGACGAGGTCGCGGAAATGGCGCCCGACATCCAGGTCAAGCTGCTGCGTGCGCTCGAGTCGCGTCAGGTGCGGAGACTGGGCGGGAAGAAAGAAATCGATGTCGACATCCGCGTCGTCGCCGCGACGAATAGAGACTTGCAGAAGGCGCTCGCCGCAGGCGAGCTGCGCGAGGACCTGTACTACCGGTTGGCCGTCGTCGAGCTGTATTTGCCTCCTTTACGGGAACGGATGGGCGATCTGCGCTTGCTGGCGACGGAGTTTCTGGCGCGGTTCTCCCAGCAGAACGGGAAGAAAGTGACAGGATTCGATGACGCCGCCATTGATTGGATTCTCTCGTATCAGTGGCCGGGGAACGTGCGCGAGCTGAAGAACGCCGTGGAGCGGGCGGTCATCATGTCGCGCGCCGCCACCATCGGGCTGACCGATGTCGTTCCACGCCATTTGCGCAATTCGACCGAGGCGCCGGCGGCGGTGTCGCTTCCTGTCGGATCGACATTGGCCGATGCACGGCGACAACTTACGCTCAAGACGTTGTCGATGACCGGAGGCGACGTGGAACGCACGGCGCACATGCTGGGCGCCACGCCGGGAGAGGTTCGCGCCGAACTCACCGCGCTGGTGGACCCGGCGGAAGACGACGCCGAGCCCGATGCGGCGGCGCGAAACGTGAAGAGCTTCGGATCCGTCAAGGACAAGGACGTGGTCCGACAGAAATCGAAAGGTCGCCGGTGA
- a CDS encoding histidine kinase dimerization/phospho-acceptor domain-containing protein has translation MTNAVEARWHAALERLAEHAAHELKNPLNGLALNLEVLRARLARGVDAASVTRFADAAYLELETLTERIEALLALARPPREPIDLHQMLKRLATLYGAAVAAEGGSLSVWSAPDVPLETKADSHAVRLVLAAAVDMVTLPAGEAECGVRPGERDDEIAVTVIRKGSTGDARPTGENALRLSDGVKDAALEAGLRVVDGVEGVTIIFPRADSGREELQT, from the coding sequence ATAACCAACGCCGTCGAAGCGCGCTGGCATGCGGCGCTCGAGCGCCTGGCCGAGCACGCTGCACACGAGCTCAAGAATCCGCTGAATGGACTCGCCCTCAACCTCGAGGTGCTGCGCGCCAGGCTGGCGCGAGGCGTCGACGCGGCGAGCGTCACGCGATTTGCGGATGCGGCGTACCTCGAGCTCGAGACGCTGACCGAGCGAATCGAGGCGCTGCTTGCGTTGGCGCGTCCGCCACGTGAGCCGATAGATTTGCACCAGATGCTCAAGCGGCTCGCTACCCTGTACGGCGCGGCCGTTGCGGCCGAGGGTGGATCGCTCTCGGTCTGGTCGGCACCGGATGTGCCGCTCGAGACAAAAGCGGATTCGCACGCCGTTCGACTCGTGCTGGCAGCGGCAGTGGACATGGTGACGCTCCCCGCGGGTGAGGCAGAATGCGGCGTACGACCCGGTGAGCGGGACGATGAGATCGCAGTGACCGTGATTCGGAAAGGAAGCACGGGCGATGCGCGGCCGACTGGAGAGAATGCGCTGCGGCTGAGCGATGGCGTGAAAGACGCTGCGCTCGAAGCAGGTCTTCGGGTGGTCGATGGAGTGGAGGGCGTTACTATCATTTTCCCCCGCGCCGATTCCGGGCGAGAGGAGTTGCAAACCTAA
- a CDS encoding class II fructose-bisphosphate aldolase, which produces MHQFGNDVKVEHGRVTLVNEAVLQTEAMDELVREAVFGQGQTKDHAQWLLWEIGQAAGVRPSSIHDFYLARGEGKTHGFTVPAINVRGMAYDTARAVFRTAVKQKAGAFVVEIARSEIAYTDQRPREYVAVMLAAALREGFRGPLFVQGDHFQVNAKKFAVDRRGEVAAVKQLAQEAIASGFFNIDVDTSTLVDVSLATLDEQQRLNYQTAVDITRYIREIQPDGITISVGGEIGEVGAHNSTVPELRAFMDGFNATLKERSGAAVDGLSKISVQTGTSHGGVVLPDGTIAAVKLDLPALEELSKVARTDYGMAGAVQHGASTLPDNAFNNFPRVEACEIHLATNFQNILYDHMPDALRSRIYTWLDENAKEERKPKDSDEQFYYKTRKKALGPFKRDIWDMPASVKSELATAYDQTFGFLFEQLRVSNTADTVARFVKAPTMHRAPGAPVAVHAAPDDAEAGE; this is translated from the coding sequence GTGCATCAGTTCGGCAATGACGTCAAGGTCGAACACGGTCGAGTGACGCTCGTGAACGAGGCCGTGCTCCAAACAGAAGCGATGGACGAGCTGGTACGGGAGGCGGTGTTCGGGCAGGGACAAACGAAAGATCACGCCCAGTGGCTGCTGTGGGAGATCGGCCAGGCCGCCGGCGTGCGTCCGTCGAGCATCCACGATTTTTATCTCGCGCGCGGCGAGGGCAAGACGCACGGATTCACCGTGCCGGCCATCAACGTTCGCGGCATGGCGTACGACACCGCACGCGCCGTGTTTCGCACTGCCGTCAAGCAGAAAGCGGGCGCGTTCGTCGTCGAGATCGCTCGCTCCGAAATTGCCTACACGGACCAACGCCCGCGCGAGTACGTCGCGGTCATGCTGGCCGCGGCGCTGCGCGAAGGATTCCGCGGGCCTCTGTTCGTGCAGGGCGATCACTTCCAGGTGAACGCCAAGAAGTTTGCCGTCGACCGGCGGGGCGAAGTCGCGGCCGTCAAGCAGTTGGCACAGGAAGCGATCGCGTCCGGCTTTTTCAACATCGACGTCGACACATCGACGTTAGTCGACGTCTCGCTCGCGACACTCGACGAGCAGCAGCGGCTCAACTATCAAACGGCCGTGGACATCACGCGCTACATTCGCGAGATCCAGCCGGATGGTATCACGATCTCGGTGGGCGGCGAGATCGGAGAAGTCGGCGCGCACAACAGCACCGTCCCCGAGTTGCGGGCGTTCATGGATGGATTCAACGCCACGCTCAAAGAGAGGAGCGGTGCGGCTGTCGATGGTCTCTCGAAGATCAGCGTGCAGACCGGCACGTCGCACGGCGGCGTGGTGCTGCCCGACGGCACCATCGCGGCGGTCAAGCTGGATCTGCCGGCGCTCGAAGAACTGTCGAAGGTTGCGCGAACGGATTACGGCATGGCGGGCGCCGTGCAACACGGCGCGTCCACGCTCCCCGACAACGCGTTCAACAACTTCCCGCGCGTCGAAGCCTGCGAGATCCATCTTGCCACGAACTTCCAGAACATTCTCTACGACCACATGCCGGATGCCTTACGGAGCCGGATCTACACGTGGCTGGACGAGAATGCGAAGGAGGAGCGCAAACCGAAGGACTCCGACGAGCAGTTCTATTACAAAACGCGCAAGAAGGCGTTGGGACCGTTCAAGCGGGACATCTGGGATATGCCGGCGTCGGTGAAATCGGAGCTCGCCACGGCCTACGACCAGACCTTCGGCTTTCTGTTCGAGCAGTTGCGCGTGTCGAACACGGCGGACACGGTCGCGCGCTTCGTCAAGGCGCCGACGATGCATCGTGCGCCGGGGGCGCCGGTCGCCGTGCACGCGGCGCCGGACGACGCGGAGGCGGGCGAATAA
- a CDS encoding MBL fold metallo-hydrolase, with protein sequence MKLTFLGTGTSFGVPQIGCNCAVCRSPDPRDRRTRSSAVIETDSGTRLLIDTAPELRLQLIANDIDRVDAVLFTHEHADHTHGIDDLRAVSVRRGAPLPLYGSPRTLEQLAQRFPYIFDDEVRPPAGTSKPEGHAHPLRDGEPVQIGDAVVLPVPVPHGELPVLAYRVGPIAYVTDAKRIPPDAMDAFRGVEVLVLNALLRTSHPTHLSVAEAIETARAIGATRTYFTHLTHHNRHADLEAELPRGIAPAFDGLTVRVDGS encoded by the coding sequence GTGAAGCTGACATTTTTAGGCACGGGGACGAGCTTCGGCGTTCCGCAGATCGGATGCAACTGCGCCGTGTGCCGGTCGCCGGACCCGCGCGACCGGCGAACGCGCTCGAGCGCGGTGATCGAAACCGACAGCGGCACGCGCCTCCTCATCGATACGGCGCCCGAGTTGCGGCTACAGCTCATCGCCAACGACATCGATCGCGTCGATGCGGTGTTGTTCACGCACGAGCACGCGGATCACACGCACGGTATCGATGACCTGCGCGCGGTCTCGGTGCGGCGCGGTGCGCCGCTGCCGCTCTATGGCTCCCCGCGCACGCTCGAGCAGCTCGCCCAACGATTCCCCTACATTTTCGACGATGAGGTGCGCCCACCGGCGGGCACCTCGAAACCGGAAGGGCACGCGCATCCGCTGCGCGACGGCGAGCCGGTGCAGATCGGCGACGCCGTCGTGCTTCCGGTGCCCGTGCCGCACGGAGAGCTCCCGGTGCTGGCCTATCGCGTTGGGCCGATCGCGTATGTCACCGACGCAAAGCGGATTCCGCCCGATGCGATGGACGCGTTTCGCGGCGTGGAAGTGTTGGTGCTCAACGCGCTCTTGCGCACCTCGCATCCGACCCATCTGAGCGTTGCCGAAGCGATCGAAACCGCGCGGGCAATCGGCGCAACGCGCACGTACTTCACGCACCTCACGCATCACAATCGCCACGCCGATCTCGAGGCCGAGCTTCCGCGCGGGATCGCGCCGGCGTTCGATGGCCTTACGGTCAGGGTCGACGGATCGTGA
- the pyk gene encoding pyruvate kinase, translated as MPPSPFARTKVVCTLGPASCSPDVLRSLMDAGLNVARINFSHGTHEQHSATIATVRRIARELDRPVAILGDLQGPRIRVGDLPAPVELAPGADIVLVPEDQVRDGEIPVTYHALADDVSVGDRVLIDDGLIDLVVLDVAKPRVRLRVVHGGQLRSHKGINLPGVDVSAPSITDKDRADITFAIEQGLDYLALSFVRRADDIAELRGLLPKDLLIVAKIEKDTALANIRAILEASDAVMVARGDLGVELPFEEVPFAQKRIIALANALGRPVITATQMLESMVTHPRPTRAEASDVANAILDGTDAVMLSAETAAGEYPQLAVHAMTRIILEIERRPIPQAAKVLARRESDAAVSTEDAIAAATAAAASSLDAPVVMVFTKSGFTARIVSAHRPSVPICAITDVERTYRQLALVWGVHPELVPTAATYEEMFEHGSRAVKASGFAKAGDRILVTAGVPFDVPGTTNLLRVEHV; from the coding sequence ATGCCGCCATCTCCTTTTGCCCGAACGAAGGTCGTCTGCACCCTTGGGCCCGCCAGCTGCTCGCCCGATGTGCTGCGGAGCCTGATGGATGCGGGCCTCAACGTCGCCCGCATCAATTTTTCACACGGGACGCACGAGCAGCACTCGGCGACGATCGCGACCGTGCGCCGCATCGCACGCGAGCTCGACCGCCCCGTGGCCATCCTCGGCGATCTGCAGGGCCCGCGCATTCGCGTCGGTGATTTGCCGGCGCCGGTCGAGCTGGCGCCCGGCGCCGACATCGTGCTCGTCCCCGAGGATCAGGTGCGCGACGGCGAGATCCCCGTCACCTATCACGCGCTCGCCGATGATGTGAGCGTCGGCGATCGCGTGCTGATTGACGATGGACTCATCGACCTCGTCGTGTTGGATGTGGCCAAGCCGCGCGTCCGGCTGCGTGTCGTGCACGGCGGACAGCTTCGGAGCCACAAGGGGATCAACCTGCCGGGCGTCGACGTGTCGGCGCCGTCGATCACCGACAAGGATCGCGCCGACATCACGTTTGCGATCGAACAGGGGCTCGACTATCTGGCGCTGAGCTTCGTTAGGCGGGCGGACGACATCGCCGAGCTGCGCGGGCTCCTCCCGAAGGATCTGCTCATCGTCGCCAAGATCGAGAAGGACACCGCGCTGGCGAACATCCGCGCGATCCTGGAAGCATCCGATGCGGTGATGGTCGCCCGCGGCGACCTGGGTGTCGAGCTGCCGTTCGAAGAAGTGCCGTTCGCGCAGAAGCGCATCATCGCGCTGGCCAATGCGTTAGGCAGGCCGGTGATCACGGCCACGCAGATGCTCGAATCGATGGTGACGCATCCGCGCCCGACGCGCGCCGAGGCCAGCGACGTGGCCAACGCGATCCTGGACGGGACCGACGCCGTGATGCTGTCGGCCGAGACGGCAGCGGGCGAGTATCCGCAGCTCGCCGTGCACGCGATGACCCGCATCATCCTCGAGATCGAGCGGCGCCCCATCCCGCAGGCGGCGAAAGTGCTCGCGCGCCGGGAGTCCGATGCGGCCGTGTCCACCGAAGACGCCATCGCAGCGGCGACGGCGGCCGCGGCGAGCTCGCTCGATGCGCCGGTCGTCATGGTGTTCACGAAGAGCGGATTCACCGCGCGCATCGTGTCGGCGCACCGACCCAGCGTCCCCATCTGCGCCATCACGGATGTCGAACGGACCTACCGGCAGCTCGCGCTCGTGTGGGGCGTGCACCCGGAGCTCGTGCCGACGGCCGCGACCTACGAAGAGATGTTCGAGCACGGCAGCCGCGCGGTGAAGGCGTCGGGGTTTGCGAAGGCGGGCGACCGGATTCTCGTCACCGCCGGCGTCCCGTTCGATGTCCCGGGCACGACCAACCTGCTGCGCGTCGAGCACGTGTGA
- a CDS encoding lasso peptide biosynthesis B2 protein — MLRFGRKVEIVVACAIVPCALEVLPASTVLRWLKRVPRRRGDAIAPGRIAHHVDRLLMRAPLVWHYTCLRRATVLAFLLRRDGRDADVVLGARRRAGGELEAHAWVKCDGEDPFLEHGDVRSYRALRTPSDPASHDP; from the coding sequence GTGCTGCGATTCGGTCGGAAGGTCGAGATCGTCGTCGCCTGCGCCATCGTTCCGTGCGCACTCGAGGTCTTACCGGCCTCGACAGTGTTGCGCTGGTTGAAGCGAGTCCCGAGGCGCCGCGGTGACGCCATTGCGCCGGGCCGCATAGCGCACCACGTCGATCGATTGTTGATGCGGGCGCCCTTGGTGTGGCATTACACGTGTCTGCGGCGGGCAACCGTGCTGGCCTTCCTGCTCCGCCGCGACGGACGCGACGCCGATGTCGTGCTCGGCGCGCGCCGTCGTGCCGGCGGCGAGCTCGAGGCGCACGCGTGGGTCAAGTGCGACGGAGAGGATCCGTTCCTCGAGCACGGCGACGTGCGCAGCTATCGCGCGCTGCGCACGCCGTCAGATCCGGCGTCTCACGACCCCTGA
- a CDS encoding DUF4412 domain-containing protein, which translates to MAHRFTRAPLAAMAAAVLAAAPLGAQWQGVVTYQNQQNMKDESVPSQMQYLQGPGGMAKMVMQDKESGTMSVIYNKSQNTATIVMDSQQMYMTMPLDKMQAESQKALNKMKITDTGKTEAIAGHTCTVYHAVDPDEHTESDACIATDMGNFMLLDAPGRGQHASQGSKMFSIMKNMLGSKDGMFPLKVTTTKNGATQEVFVATSIKAQSLPASEFTPPAGYKAMGGPGMGGPN; encoded by the coding sequence ATGGCACACCGTTTCACGCGCGCGCCGCTCGCTGCCATGGCGGCCGCGGTTCTGGCCGCTGCTCCGTTAGGCGCCCAATGGCAAGGCGTGGTGACCTATCAGAATCAGCAGAACATGAAGGACGAGAGCGTTCCCAGCCAGATGCAGTACCTGCAGGGCCCCGGCGGAATGGCCAAGATGGTGATGCAGGACAAGGAGAGCGGCACGATGAGCGTCATCTACAACAAGAGCCAGAACACGGCCACGATCGTCATGGATTCCCAACAGATGTACATGACGATGCCGCTCGACAAGATGCAGGCGGAATCACAGAAGGCGCTGAACAAGATGAAGATCACCGACACCGGCAAGACCGAGGCGATCGCCGGACACACCTGCACCGTGTATCATGCCGTCGACCCCGACGAACACACCGAATCCGACGCATGCATCGCGACCGACATGGGCAACTTCATGCTCCTCGACGCGCCCGGACGCGGCCAACATGCGAGCCAGGGGTCCAAGATGTTTTCGATCATGAAGAACATGCTCGGCTCCAAGGATGGCATGTTCCCGCTCAAGGTCACGACGACAAAAAACGGCGCGACGCAGGAGGTGTTTGTCGCGACGAGCATCAAGGCGCAGTCGTTGCCGGCCTCCGAGTTCACGCCGCCGGCGGGCTACAAGGCGATGGGCGGGCCGGGCATGGGCGGACCGAACTGA
- a CDS encoding sulfocyanin-like copper-binding protein — protein sequence MIGFGRMAAVAALGVCLTIPAARRAAVNPASHRDAGSAVRDTTTFMTVDAAAKKVSLRLYAAYGSENGGMNFNGGSRGNQTITIPLGWTVHIDFQNKDAIPHSAILLPDHMPLPMQPDNPAIARAYTKDVTAGIPTDGTDTMDFTAQPAGNYLIVCGVPGHGPSGMYIKFVVSADAKAPSYER from the coding sequence ATGATCGGGTTTGGACGGATGGCGGCGGTGGCCGCCCTTGGTGTGTGCCTAACGATCCCGGCGGCGCGCCGCGCCGCGGTGAACCCTGCGTCGCATCGCGATGCGGGCTCGGCCGTTCGCGATACGACGACATTCATGACCGTGGATGCCGCGGCCAAGAAGGTGAGCCTTCGCCTGTACGCCGCGTACGGCAGCGAGAACGGCGGGATGAACTTCAACGGTGGGTCGCGCGGCAACCAGACCATCACGATTCCGTTGGGCTGGACCGTGCACATCGATTTTCAGAACAAGGATGCCATCCCGCACTCCGCGATCCTGCTGCCCGACCACATGCCGCTGCCCATGCAGCCGGACAATCCGGCGATCGCGCGCGCCTACACCAAGGACGTGACCGCGGGGATCCCGACCGATGGCACCGATACCATGGATTTCACGGCGCAGCCGGCGGGCAACTATCTGATCGTGTGCGGCGTGCCCGGACACGGGCCGAGCGGCATGTACATCAAGTTCGTCGTGTCGGCCGACGCGAAAGCCCCGTCGTACGAGCGCTGA
- a CDS encoding acyl-CoA dehydrogenase family protein, which produces MSGFYQSPPVLGNQYRDDVLLRSYLRGTAPPAVLAEIEPELLALGGRAAGEWLALAEQAEAEPPRLRSYDPWGARIDRIETSSAWRALERISAVEGLVARGYERDYGAYSRVDQFARLYLFSPSSATYSCPLAMSDGAARCLELLADDERQRAACRHLISRDPAEFWTAGQWMTERTGGSDVSGTSTIAKRDGAQHRLFGTKWFTSATTSQVALTLARLEGAEAGSRGLSLFYLELRDEAGRPRDMRVLRLKEKLGTRALPTAEIELDGTPAWLVGGEGHGVRKIATVLTITRVYNAMASVAGMRRAIALARDYARRRVAFGRPLSEHPLHVDTLAGMQVELAGCFLLAFHVVELLGLTELGVASDADARLLRLLTPVAKLYTGKQAVAVASEAVEAFGGAGYIEDTGLPRLLRDAQVLSIWEGTTNVLSLDVWRAIDADAGVIDELCARVNRHLDAAQSDDLADASSRVRHAARDLVQISRRLANGTPADREAAARRFAFAIARVTAGALLIAHAHRSRMLPVAAQLADAARRWSCRELIPALDTGDAHHAASKRLGLDADWPLVP; this is translated from the coding sequence ATGAGCGGATTTTACCAGTCGCCGCCCGTGCTGGGCAACCAATATCGCGACGACGTGCTGCTTCGCTCGTACCTGCGCGGCACGGCGCCGCCGGCGGTGTTGGCCGAGATCGAGCCGGAGCTCCTCGCGTTAGGCGGGCGCGCGGCCGGTGAATGGCTCGCGCTGGCGGAGCAAGCCGAGGCGGAGCCGCCGCGGCTCCGCTCGTACGATCCGTGGGGCGCGCGCATCGATCGGATCGAAACGAGCAGTGCCTGGCGCGCGCTCGAGCGCATCTCGGCCGTCGAGGGACTGGTCGCGCGCGGCTACGAGCGCGACTATGGCGCCTACTCGCGCGTCGATCAATTCGCGCGATTGTATCTGTTCTCTCCGTCGTCGGCCACGTACTCGTGTCCGTTGGCGATGAGCGACGGCGCTGCGCGATGTCTCGAGCTCCTCGCCGACGACGAACGCCAGCGGGCTGCCTGCCGGCACCTCATCTCGCGGGACCCCGCCGAATTCTGGACCGCCGGACAATGGATGACCGAGCGGACGGGCGGCTCCGATGTGTCCGGCACATCCACCATCGCCAAGCGCGATGGTGCGCAGCACCGGTTGTTCGGCACCAAGTGGTTCACGTCGGCGACGACCTCGCAGGTGGCGCTCACGCTCGCGCGTCTCGAGGGCGCCGAGGCCGGGAGCCGCGGCCTGAGCTTGTTCTACCTCGAGCTGCGCGACGAGGCCGGCCGGCCGCGCGACATGCGCGTGCTGCGTCTCAAGGAGAAGTTAGGCACGCGCGCCCTGCCGACGGCCGAGATCGAGTTGGACGGCACGCCGGCGTGGTTGGTGGGCGGAGAAGGACACGGCGTGCGCAAGATCGCGACGGTGCTGACCATCACCCGCGTGTACAACGCGATGGCGTCGGTGGCCGGGATGCGTCGCGCCATCGCGCTGGCGCGGGACTACGCGCGGCGGCGCGTCGCGTTCGGCCGGCCGCTGAGCGAGCACCCGCTGCACGTGGACACGCTGGCCGGCATGCAGGTGGAGCTTGCCGGCTGCTTCCTGCTCGCGTTCCACGTCGTGGAGCTGCTCGGCCTAACTGAGTTGGGCGTAGCGAGCGACGCCGACGCGCGGCTCCTGCGCCTGCTGACGCCCGTCGCCAAGCTCTACACCGGCAAGCAGGCCGTGGCGGTGGCCAGCGAAGCCGTCGAAGCGTTCGGCGGCGCCGGCTACATCGAGGACACCGGACTCCCGCGCCTGCTCCGCGATGCACAGGTGCTCTCCATCTGGGAGGGCACCACCAACGTCCTCAGTCTCGACGTCTGGCGCGCCATCGATGCGGATGCCGGCGTCATCGATGAGCTGTGCGCCCGCGTGAACCGCCATCTCGACGCCGCGCAGTCGGATGATCTCGCGGACGCGTCGTCGCGCGTGCGCCATGCAGCGCGAGACCTGGTGCAGATCTCGCGGCGGCTTGCCAACGGCACACCGGCCGATCGGGAGGCGGCTGCCCGTCGGTTCGCCTTTGCCATCGCGCGCGTCACGGCCGGTGCGCTGCTCATCGCGCATGCGCATCGCAGCCGGATGCTGCCCGTCGCAGCGCAGCTGGCCGACGCCGCGCGCCGATGGTCGTGCCGCGAGCTCATCCCCGCGCTCGACACCGGCGACGCACATCACGCCGCGTCGAAACGACTCGGACTGGATGCAGACTGGCCGCTCGTGCCGTAA